One genomic window of Polyangium aurulentum includes the following:
- a CDS encoding GAF domain-containing sensor histidine kinase: MKHNLAERSRERIDVASFRAADELESRIASATAALEEQNDHLHQKAEELRRAAALAADLLARVSAERMRFRFLAETSALLSASLDYETTLASLSRVLVPTLADGCGIFLANESSTIRCVATAHADPAKEPILQKLASGFCKDTSDPENLLAQVMREKRPIVVRGPMIEHGAHACMEDPEAVRLFQLLTVRWVIAFPFVSRDRVLGGIVLYGTNSTRECEDLDRVLVQEIANRAAIAVDNAMLYQEAQRAISARENLMAIVSHDMRNSLSLVLMSAALLDGSLGFEEPRVHMKQRVDMIRKGLGQMRRLIEDLLDFASLEGGHLSLLRREHDVASIVSEAVEAFQLTANAKNIRLECRVMGGPCDVYCDRDRILQVIANVMGNAMKFTPSGGTVTVLARVGGDDIEFSVADTGCGIPKEELPRVFEAYFRSSRPKNGGTGLGLFIAKGVVESHGGHMWVESRPGVGTTFYFSLPRFVMLSDDEDATVESSSSHLVA, from the coding sequence ATGAAGCACAACCTCGCGGAGCGCAGCAGGGAGCGAATCGACGTGGCCTCGTTCCGGGCGGCGGATGAGCTCGAGAGCCGGATCGCTTCGGCGACGGCGGCGCTCGAGGAGCAGAACGATCACCTCCACCAGAAGGCCGAGGAGCTGCGCCGCGCCGCGGCCCTCGCGGCAGACCTGCTCGCGCGCGTCTCTGCCGAGCGCATGCGCTTTCGCTTCCTCGCCGAGACGAGCGCCCTGCTGTCGGCGTCGCTCGATTACGAGACCACGCTCGCGAGCCTGTCGCGCGTCCTCGTGCCCACGCTCGCCGACGGCTGCGGCATCTTCCTCGCCAACGAAAGCTCCACCATCCGCTGCGTGGCGACCGCGCACGCCGATCCGGCCAAGGAGCCGATCCTCCAGAAGCTCGCCTCGGGCTTCTGCAAGGACACGAGCGACCCCGAGAACCTGCTCGCCCAGGTGATGCGCGAGAAGCGCCCCATCGTCGTCCGCGGCCCCATGATCGAGCACGGCGCCCACGCGTGCATGGAAGATCCCGAGGCGGTCAGGCTCTTCCAGCTCCTCACCGTGCGCTGGGTCATCGCCTTCCCGTTCGTCTCGCGCGATCGGGTGCTCGGGGGCATCGTCCTCTACGGGACGAACTCGACGCGCGAATGCGAGGATCTCGATCGGGTGCTCGTGCAGGAGATCGCGAACCGCGCCGCCATCGCGGTCGACAACGCGATGCTCTATCAGGAGGCGCAGCGCGCGATCTCGGCGCGCGAGAACCTGATGGCGATCGTCTCGCACGACATGCGAAACTCGCTCTCGCTCGTGCTCATGAGCGCGGCTTTGCTCGACGGCTCGCTCGGCTTCGAGGAGCCGCGGGTGCACATGAAGCAGCGCGTGGACATGATCCGCAAGGGGCTCGGCCAGATGCGCCGCCTCATCGAGGACCTGCTCGATTTCGCGAGCCTCGAGGGCGGCCACCTGTCGCTCTTGCGCAGGGAGCACGACGTCGCGTCGATCGTCTCCGAGGCGGTCGAGGCCTTCCAGCTCACGGCGAACGCGAAGAACATCCGCCTCGAGTGCCGCGTGATGGGCGGACCGTGTGACGTGTACTGCGATCGCGACCGCATCCTGCAGGTGATCGCCAACGTGATGGGCAATGCGATGAAATTCACCCCCTCCGGCGGCACGGTGACCGTGCTCGCGCGCGTCGGCGGCGACGATATCGAGTTCTCCGTCGCGGACACCGGCTGCGGCATCCCGAAAGAGGAGCTGCCGCGCGTCTTCGAGGCTTATTTCCGCTCCTCGCGCCCGAAGAACGGCGGCACGGGCCTCGGCCTGTTCATCGCCAAGGGCGTGGTGGAGTCGCACGGCGGCCACATGTGGGTCGAGAGTCGGCCGGGCGTAGGGACGACCTTCTATTTCAGCCTGCCGCGCTTCGTCATGCTCAGCGACGACGAGGATGCGACGGTGGAGTCGTCATCGTCGCACCTCGTCGCCTGA
- the thiD gene encoding bifunctional hydroxymethylpyrimidine kinase/phosphomethylpyrimidine kinase, giving the protein MRGRVLIVAGSDSGGGAGIQADIKAVTALGAFASTAITALTAQNTRGVFGVFAVPPDFIAQQMQLVLEDIGADAIKTGMLHAPEVIEAVCSVYERSAKGVPLVVDPVMVAKGGALLLLPEARDALVGRLLPLAALITPNLPEAEVLAGQKIDGVEGMREVAARLLDMGPKAVLVKGGHLEGPKVVDVLRTRDGEHLFEDTRIDTRATHGTGCTLASAIAAGVAQGLGMQEAITRARRYLRLAMAHAPGLGGGHGPLNHAVTVTDLD; this is encoded by the coding sequence ATGCGAGGCCGCGTGCTCATCGTGGCCGGCTCCGACTCGGGCGGGGGAGCCGGCATCCAGGCCGACATCAAGGCCGTGACGGCGCTCGGCGCGTTCGCCTCGACGGCGATCACGGCGCTCACGGCGCAGAACACGCGGGGCGTCTTCGGGGTCTTCGCCGTCCCGCCGGACTTCATCGCGCAGCAGATGCAGCTCGTGCTCGAGGACATCGGCGCCGATGCGATCAAGACGGGCATGCTGCACGCGCCCGAGGTGATCGAGGCCGTTTGCTCGGTCTACGAGCGCTCGGCGAAGGGCGTCCCCCTCGTGGTCGACCCGGTGATGGTGGCCAAGGGCGGCGCGCTGCTCCTGTTGCCCGAGGCGCGCGACGCGCTCGTCGGCCGCCTGCTCCCGCTCGCGGCGCTCATCACGCCGAACCTGCCCGAGGCCGAGGTCCTTGCAGGTCAAAAGATCGACGGCGTGGAGGGCATGCGCGAGGTCGCCGCGAGGCTCCTCGACATGGGCCCGAAGGCGGTGCTCGTGAAGGGCGGTCACCTCGAAGGCCCGAAGGTCGTCGACGTCCTGCGCACACGCGACGGCGAGCACCTGTTCGAGGACACGCGCATCGACACGCGCGCGACGCACGGGACCGGCTGCACGCTCGCCTCTGCGATCGCGGCGGGGGTGGCGCAGGGGCTCGGCATGCAGGAGGCCATCACGCGCGCGCGCCGCTACCTGCGCCTCGCGATGGCCCACGCCCCGGGGCTCGGCGGCGGGCACGGACCGCTGAACCACGCGGTCACCGTGACGGATCTCGATTAG
- a CDS encoding lipase secretion chaperone — protein MSRRRTGAALAAALALGAALFGVRHLRADKPEPAPALAATQARPRTPENAPKVATRRAAEARTDGLEKSPFTEPPRSLQGTDVDGALRVGPDGELLLGPEILRLFDYFLTAEGEESDAVIRARILAAIRERAGGPAALQAAALLDKYLSYRKDAKSISLPPERASDPEARFEAIRALRHKHFGAEASDALFGDEEREGLAAIAESRIAKDGALSPEEREAKLAAIEGELPEGVREARAEALLPVRARAEEAAMRDEGATDEEVRAHRIDTFGEEAADRLEELDRARAAFKQRVEEFRKERDALARTAKDDAAFRAAESALLERSFAPTERLRVKAILATPAR, from the coding sequence GTGAGCCGCCGCCGCACCGGAGCCGCCCTCGCCGCCGCCCTCGCGCTCGGCGCCGCGCTCTTCGGCGTCCGTCACCTGCGCGCGGACAAACCCGAGCCCGCCCCCGCCCTCGCCGCCACGCAGGCGCGCCCGCGAACCCCTGAAAACGCGCCCAAGGTCGCGACGCGACGCGCGGCCGAGGCGCGGACGGATGGGCTCGAGAAGAGCCCCTTCACAGAGCCGCCGCGCTCGCTCCAGGGCACCGACGTCGACGGCGCGCTGCGCGTCGGGCCCGACGGAGAGCTCCTGCTCGGGCCCGAGATCCTCCGCCTCTTCGACTACTTCCTCACCGCCGAGGGCGAGGAGAGCGACGCGGTCATCCGCGCCCGCATCCTCGCCGCGATCCGCGAGCGCGCTGGCGGCCCGGCTGCGCTCCAAGCCGCCGCGCTGCTCGACAAGTACCTCTCCTATCGCAAGGACGCGAAGAGCATCTCGCTGCCGCCCGAGCGCGCGAGCGATCCCGAGGCCCGCTTCGAGGCCATCCGCGCGCTCAGGCACAAGCACTTCGGCGCCGAGGCGTCCGACGCGCTCTTCGGCGACGAGGAGCGCGAAGGCCTCGCCGCCATCGCCGAGAGCCGCATCGCGAAGGACGGCGCGCTCTCGCCCGAGGAGCGCGAGGCGAAGCTCGCCGCGATCGAGGGCGAGCTGCCCGAGGGCGTGCGCGAGGCCCGCGCCGAGGCTCTGTTGCCCGTGCGCGCGCGCGCCGAGGAGGCCGCGATGCGCGACGAGGGCGCGACGGACGAGGAGGTCCGCGCGCACCGCATCGACACGTTCGGCGAGGAAGCGGCAGACAGGCTCGAGGAGCTCGACCGCGCGCGCGCCGCGTTCAAGCAGCGCGTGGAGGAGTTCCGCAAGGAGCGCGACGCGCTCGCCAGGACCGCGAAGGACGACGCGGCGTTCCGCGCCGCCGAGAGCGCGCTGCTCGAGCGCTCGTTCGCGCCGACCGAGCGGCTGCGGGTGAAGGCGATCCTGGCGACGCCGGCGCGTTGA
- a CDS encoding fibro-slime domain-containing protein: MSLLRMGEGARGLGFALTALLLLAAACGDGGSGETGGGGNGSGAGTPSGSGAGNPGAGGAGGEVVFTTSSGAGGSGQGGAGGGDGCNPTLTATVRDFKIEHPDFEDENGTDKGIVTPELGMDGKPVYAGNPTTPTTHGKEYFDQWFRDVDGVNMALPVTIALKPVGNGMYTYDNSSFFPIDDKGFGNEGNSHNYHFTLELRTQFTYEGGEVFTFTGDDDLFTYINGKLVIDLGGVHGAQTATVDLDAKAAELGLVKGKKYPLDFFFAERHTTQSNFRIDTTIGCFTPPPDPK; encoded by the coding sequence ATGAGCTTGCTACGAATGGGTGAGGGAGCGCGAGGGCTCGGCTTTGCATTGACGGCGCTGCTGCTGCTCGCGGCCGCGTGCGGCGACGGGGGCTCGGGCGAGACGGGCGGCGGGGGCAACGGCAGCGGCGCCGGAACGCCGAGCGGCTCTGGCGCCGGCAACCCCGGCGCGGGCGGCGCGGGCGGCGAGGTCGTCTTCACCACGAGCAGCGGCGCCGGCGGCTCCGGGCAAGGCGGCGCCGGCGGCGGCGATGGCTGCAACCCCACGCTCACGGCCACCGTGCGCGATTTCAAGATCGAGCACCCCGATTTCGAGGACGAGAACGGCACCGACAAGGGCATCGTGACGCCCGAGCTCGGGATGGACGGCAAGCCCGTCTACGCGGGCAATCCCACGACGCCGACCACGCACGGCAAAGAATACTTCGACCAGTGGTTCCGCGACGTCGACGGCGTGAACATGGCCCTGCCGGTCACGATCGCCCTCAAGCCCGTCGGAAACGGGATGTACACGTACGACAATTCATCGTTCTTCCCCATCGACGACAAAGGCTTCGGCAACGAGGGGAACTCGCATAATTACCATTTCACCCTCGAGCTGCGCACGCAGTTCACCTATGAGGGCGGCGAGGTCTTCACCTTCACGGGCGACGACGATCTCTTTACGTACATCAATGGCAAGCTCGTGATCGACCTCGGCGGCGTGCACGGCGCCCAGACGGCCACCGTCGACCTCGACGCCAAGGCCGCGGAGCTGGGGCTCGTAAAGGGCAAGAAATACCCGCTCGACTTCTTCTTCGCCGAGCGGCACACGACGCAGTCGAATTTCCGCATCGACACGACCATCGGCTGCTTCACTCCGCCCCCCGACCCGAAGTAG
- a CDS encoding TIM-barrel domain-containing protein: MPRVLPPLLTAILFLGCGGDPATPPGGADPCVRPAESIPEPQIHTPRWAFEPWISKDISDGPDTYAFVEGFKSRDIPVGAVVLDSPWETNYNTFAPNPTRYPDFAKMVADMHAQDVRVVLWITQFMNSQSFDLETGGDVYMGTPPEYEEALACGYFIDGDTEYGWWKGKGGAVDFFDPNARAWWHGLQKTVLDAGVDGWKLDFGDSYVLSPTVETEEGPKPHQEYSEAYYRDFLAYGVQVRGPEFVTMVRAWDESYEFAGRFFARKEHAPVAWMGDNRRDWIGLADALDHAFRSAEAGYAVVGSDIGGYLDRDDKELLGEVIALDPVNFARWTAVGALSPFMQLHGRANITPWTVPQQGTEIVDLYRFWSKLHRELIPFFYSLAEETYAGGPPILRPVGELASWAGDYRYQLGDALLVAPILDATGKRSVPIPAGARAYDFWAPSAAPIDGGATVMADYAADLAKIPLFFREGAIVPMNVEDDVTGLGTKASAGRLTVVVFPGMNASTFRLHDEDDAVTTIGASASAGGAAVTLSRALRETLLRVRAEAKPASVTVDGQAAPALADRAAFDAAAGGFFYEAATRSVWVKVPAGAGERKVALGL, from the coding sequence ATGCCCCGCGTTCTTCCCCCGCTCCTCACCGCAATCCTCTTCCTCGGCTGCGGCGGCGACCCCGCGACGCCGCCCGGCGGCGCCGATCCGTGCGTGCGCCCCGCCGAATCCATCCCCGAGCCCCAGATCCACACGCCCCGCTGGGCCTTCGAGCCCTGGATCTCCAAGGACATCTCCGACGGCCCGGACACGTACGCATTCGTCGAGGGCTTCAAGAGCCGCGACATCCCCGTCGGCGCGGTCGTGCTCGATAGCCCCTGGGAGACGAATTACAACACGTTCGCCCCGAACCCCACGCGCTACCCCGATTTCGCCAAGATGGTGGCCGACATGCACGCGCAGGACGTGCGGGTGGTCCTGTGGATCACGCAGTTCATGAACTCGCAATCGTTCGACCTCGAGACCGGCGGCGACGTCTACATGGGCACGCCGCCGGAATACGAGGAGGCGCTCGCCTGCGGGTATTTCATCGACGGGGACACCGAGTACGGCTGGTGGAAAGGCAAGGGCGGGGCCGTCGATTTCTTCGACCCGAACGCGCGCGCGTGGTGGCACGGGCTGCAAAAGACGGTGCTCGACGCGGGCGTCGACGGCTGGAAGCTCGATTTCGGCGACAGCTACGTGCTCAGCCCGACGGTCGAGACCGAGGAGGGGCCGAAGCCGCACCAGGAGTACTCGGAGGCGTATTACCGCGATTTCCTCGCCTATGGCGTGCAGGTGCGGGGCCCGGAGTTCGTCACCATGGTGCGCGCCTGGGACGAGTCGTACGAGTTTGCCGGCCGCTTCTTCGCGCGCAAGGAGCACGCGCCCGTCGCGTGGATGGGCGACAACCGGCGCGACTGGATCGGGCTCGCGGACGCGCTCGACCACGCGTTCCGGTCGGCCGAGGCGGGCTATGCCGTCGTGGGATCGGACATCGGCGGATACCTCGACCGCGACGACAAGGAGCTGCTCGGGGAGGTCATCGCGCTCGATCCTGTCAATTTCGCGCGGTGGACCGCCGTCGGCGCGCTCTCGCCGTTCATGCAGCTCCACGGCCGCGCGAACATCACGCCCTGGACCGTGCCGCAGCAGGGGACCGAGATCGTCGACCTCTATCGATTCTGGTCGAAGCTGCACCGCGAGCTGATCCCGTTCTTCTACAGCCTTGCCGAGGAGACCTACGCGGGAGGCCCGCCGATCCTGCGCCCCGTGGGCGAGCTCGCGAGCTGGGCCGGCGATTATCGATATCAGCTCGGCGACGCGCTCCTGGTCGCCCCGATCCTCGACGCCACGGGCAAGCGCAGCGTCCCGATTCCGGCCGGCGCGAGGGCGTACGATTTCTGGGCGCCTTCGGCCGCGCCGATCGACGGCGGCGCGACCGTGATGGCCGATTACGCGGCCGATCTGGCGAAGATACCGCTCTTCTTCCGCGAAGGGGCGATCGTGCCCATGAACGTGGAGGACGACGTGACCGGGCTCGGCACCAAGGCGTCGGCCGGCAGGCTCACGGTGGTGGTTTTTCCGGGCATGAATGCCTCGACCTTCCGGCTGCACGACGAGGACGACGCGGTGACGACGATCGGCGCGTCGGCTTCCGCGGGCGGGGCGGCGGTGACGCTCTCGCGCGCGCTGCGCGAGACGCTCTTGCGGGTGCGCGCGGAGGCGAAGCCCGCGTCGGTCACGGTGGACGGGCAAGCCGCGCCAGCGCTCGCGGATCGGGCGGCGTTCGACGCGGCGGCGGGAGGGTTTTTCTATGAGGCGGCGACGCGCTCGGTGTGGGTGAAGGTGCCGGCGGGCGCGGGCGAGAGGAAGGTCGCGCTCGGGTTATAG